From the genome of Saccopteryx bilineata isolate mSacBil1 chromosome 6, mSacBil1_pri_phased_curated, whole genome shotgun sequence, one region includes:
- the PRR29 gene encoding proline-rich protein 29 — MAELGSRAGPWVTVLQPLPWAVPLPPPQPGRVKEDLLELMVLQNAQMHQLLLSRLTATALNPWPAFPSEQVYLQDLKEEREEEEEEELEAQEEGPLVFHHHYLPGVLPVPGPLPPWPAPFLPPPPQTHLQDASRVQQRNPASRKRGVRAVPPPPPPSATGTVGADVPPASDYYDAESLP; from the exons ATGGCAGAGTTGGGAAGCCGTGCCGGG CCCTGGGTGACCGTCCTGCAGCCCCTCCCGTGGGCTGTCCCACTGCCGCCCCCGCAGCCAGGCCGCGTGAAGGAAG ACCTGCTGGAACTGATGGTGCTGCAGAACGCGCAGATGCACCAGCTGCTCTTGAGCCGCCTGACAGCGACAGCGCTCAACCCCTGGCCGGCCTTTCCCAGCGAGCAG gtctacCTGCAGGATCTAAAGGAAGAgcgtgaggaggaggaggaagaggagctggaagcccAAGAGGAAGGGCCTTTGGTGTTCCACCACCACTACCTGCCTGGTGTGCTGCCTGTGCCGGGCCCCCTGCCACCCTGGCCAgcacccttccttcctcccccacctcAGACCCACTTGCAGGATGCATCCAGGGTTCAGCAGCGAAATCCTGCCTCCAGGAAAAGGGGGGT GAGAgctgtgcccccacccccgccgcccAGCGCCACAGGGACTGTAGGTGCAGATGTCCCCCCGGCTTCAG ATTACTATGATGCAGAGAGCCTACCATGA
- the ICAM2 gene encoding intercellular adhesion molecule 2 isoform X2, with amino-acid sequence MTELLFSACLWMSPEMSPFGCWGLPAALLALLFCPGSDGEVYVWPEQLVVKHGGSLQINCSTNCHSPERGGMETSLDKTLVEEDTRWKQYSVYNISEDTVMLCYFTCSGRQESTNVSVTVFHPPEEVLLKLQPTWVTVGRSFTIECWVPTVAPLEKLTLTLLRGKKPLYRQTFVGTTAVPQEAKLTHNITAQKEDGHHNFSCLAELDLQSGDENIIRITSQPQMLDIYGGKTESERG; translated from the exons AGTTGCTGTTCTCTGCATGCCTGTGGATGTCACCTGAAATGTCCCCTTTTGGTTGCTGGGGTCTGCCCGCGGCCCTTCTTGCCCTGCTCTTCTGCCCAG GGTCTGATGGGGAGGTGTATGTGTGGCCAGAGCAGCTGGTGGTGAAACACGGAGGGTCCTTGCAGATCAACTGTAGTACTAACTGTCACAGTCCTGAGAGGGGTGGTATGGAGACATCCCTAGACAAGACACTGGTGGAAGAGGACACTCGGTGGAAGCAGTACTCAGTCTACAACATCTCTGAGGACACGGTCATGCTTTGCTACTTCACCTGCTCTGGGAGGCAGGAGTCAACGAATGTCAGCGTCACTGTGTTCC ACCCTCCAGAGGAAGTGCTGCTGAAACTACAGCCCACTTGGGTGACTGTGGGGAGATCCTTCACCATAGAGTGCTGGGTGCCCACTGTGGCACCCCTTGAGAAACTCACGCTCACCCTGCTCCGTGGCAAGAAGCCCCTGTACAGACAGACCTTTGTGGGAACAACTGCTGTCCCCCAAGAAGCCAAGCTCACACACAACATCACAGCTCAGAAGGAAGACGGTCACCACAACTTCTCCTGCCTAGCTGAGCTGGACCTGCAGTCTGGTGATGAGAACATCATTCGCATAACCTCACAGCCCCAGATGCTTGACATCTACG GTGGGAAAACTGAGTCTGAAAGAGGTTGA
- the ICAM2 gene encoding intercellular adhesion molecule 2 isoform X1 yields the protein MTELLFSACLWMSPEMSPFGCWGLPAALLALLFCPGSDGEVYVWPEQLVVKHGGSLQINCSTNCHSPERGGMETSLDKTLVEEDTRWKQYSVYNISEDTVMLCYFTCSGRQESTNVSVTVFHPPEEVLLKLQPTWVTVGRSFTIECWVPTVAPLEKLTLTLLRGKKPLYRQTFVGTTAVPQEAKLTHNITAQKEDGHHNFSCLAELDLQSGDENIIRITSQPQMLDIYEPGQDNQMVIIVAVVSVLLFLFVTSVLLCFVFGQQWHQRRSGSYGVQAAWRSLRRAYRAQPV from the exons AGTTGCTGTTCTCTGCATGCCTGTGGATGTCACCTGAAATGTCCCCTTTTGGTTGCTGGGGTCTGCCCGCGGCCCTTCTTGCCCTGCTCTTCTGCCCAG GGTCTGATGGGGAGGTGTATGTGTGGCCAGAGCAGCTGGTGGTGAAACACGGAGGGTCCTTGCAGATCAACTGTAGTACTAACTGTCACAGTCCTGAGAGGGGTGGTATGGAGACATCCCTAGACAAGACACTGGTGGAAGAGGACACTCGGTGGAAGCAGTACTCAGTCTACAACATCTCTGAGGACACGGTCATGCTTTGCTACTTCACCTGCTCTGGGAGGCAGGAGTCAACGAATGTCAGCGTCACTGTGTTCC ACCCTCCAGAGGAAGTGCTGCTGAAACTACAGCCCACTTGGGTGACTGTGGGGAGATCCTTCACCATAGAGTGCTGGGTGCCCACTGTGGCACCCCTTGAGAAACTCACGCTCACCCTGCTCCGTGGCAAGAAGCCCCTGTACAGACAGACCTTTGTGGGAACAACTGCTGTCCCCCAAGAAGCCAAGCTCACACACAACATCACAGCTCAGAAGGAAGACGGTCACCACAACTTCTCCTGCCTAGCTGAGCTGGACCTGCAGTCTGGTGATGAGAACATCATTCGCATAACCTCACAGCCCCAGATGCTTGACATCTACG aGCCTGGGCAGGACAACCAGATGGTCATCATTGTTGCAGTTGTGTCAGTGCTGCTGTTCCTGTTTGTGACATCCGTCCTGCTGTGCTTTGTCTTTGGCCAGCAGTGGCACCAGAGGCGAAGTGGCAGCTATGGGGTGCAAGCAGCCTGGAGGAGCCTGAGACGGGCCTACCGGGCACAGCCTGTGTGA